Proteins co-encoded in one Saprospira grandis genomic window:
- a CDS encoding CatA-like O-acetyltransferase — MNYLDIENWNRKELFDHFRKFQDPSFALTVEMDLTKIYARSKAEKQSVFLLYLHACLRAINQIEPLKYRIEGDRVRIYERIDVSATIARPDHSFGFSYVEYTEDFALFSERFRLEKERIFNSRNLFPPRSSLGCIYCSAVPWVHFKAHKEPFFGDKDMSVPHLSFGKILLRDKKMIMPLAISVNHALLDGYHIGQFIERFQLFLDQ; from the coding sequence ATGAACTATTTAGATATAGAAAACTGGAATCGAAAAGAACTTTTTGATCATTTTCGAAAATTTCAGGACCCTAGTTTTGCGCTAACTGTAGAGATGGATTTGACAAAAATCTATGCTCGGAGCAAGGCCGAAAAGCAATCTGTTTTTTTATTGTATTTGCATGCTTGTCTGCGGGCCATCAACCAGATAGAGCCCTTAAAATATCGGATAGAAGGCGATCGGGTCCGAATTTACGAGCGCATAGATGTTTCAGCCACCATTGCTCGGCCCGATCACAGTTTTGGGTTTTCTTATGTGGAGTATACGGAGGATTTTGCGCTTTTTTCGGAGCGTTTTCGTTTAGAAAAAGAGCGGATATTTAATTCGCGCAATTTATTTCCGCCTCGCAGCAGTTTGGGCTGCATTTATTGTTCTGCTGTTCCTTGGGTGCATTTCAAGGCGCATAAAGAGCCCTTTTTTGGCGACAAAGACATGAGTGTTCCGCATTTATCTTTTGGTAAAATTTTGCTGCGGGACAAAAAAATGATCATGCCCTTGGCCATCAGCGTCAATCATGCTTTGCTCGATGGATATCATATTGGGCAATTTATAGAGCGCTTTCAATTATTTTTGGATCAGTAA
- a CDS encoding ABC transporter ATP-binding protein: MFQFSNLIPLPLAEKDLSSSEVWGCDWALVEGTAYFLEAPSGRGKTTFQHLLYGLRQDYSGQISWKGQDIRQFSAEDWALLRQKELAIIFQDLRLFPQLSMAENLILKQELNPAMDLDQLKAAAEELDMMEHWDRPTGLLSYGQKQRIAIIRALSQPFSLLLMDEPFAHLDQENIRRACQLIQRRCEEEKASFLIASLGDDYFLNYDKSIRL; this comes from the coding sequence ATGTTTCAATTTTCAAATTTAATTCCGCTTCCTTTAGCCGAAAAAGATTTATCGAGCTCTGAAGTTTGGGGCTGTGATTGGGCCTTAGTCGAGGGCACCGCTTATTTTTTGGAGGCGCCATCGGGGCGAGGAAAAACCACATTTCAGCATTTGCTCTATGGTTTGCGTCAGGATTATAGCGGTCAAATTTCATGGAAAGGCCAAGATATTCGACAATTTTCTGCGGAAGATTGGGCGCTTTTGCGGCAAAAGGAATTGGCCATTATTTTTCAGGATTTGCGTTTGTTTCCCCAGCTCAGCATGGCGGAAAATTTAATCCTCAAGCAGGAATTGAATCCCGCCATGGATCTGGACCAACTCAAAGCTGCCGCCGAAGAACTGGACATGATGGAGCATTGGGATCGGCCCACGGGGCTTTTATCTTATGGGCAAAAGCAGCGGATTGCGATCATTCGGGCGCTCAGTCAGCCCTTTTCCCTTTTGTTGATGGACGAACCCTTTGCGCATTTGGACCAAGAAAATATTCGCCGGGCTTGCCAACTGATTCAGCGCCGTTGCGAGGAAGAAAAGGCCAGCTTTTTAATTGCCAGTTTGGGCGACGATTATTTTTTGAACTACGATAAAAGCATTCGCCTTTAG
- a CDS encoding TlpA family protein disulfide reductase — MSKSWMFLLLLLAGSLSAQKKMSLEVELAADCELENLQLFQWTGTQVEPFSAMELTSSKSAKRYSYSGSLEEGNYYLGTSLNQMRPLYLGNEKKVILTGVCEDINAYEIKKSKTNQAFVAMLDSIREQSASFFALVSAYKQNVNEPKVLADLDKKLEALDYRRKSYLLALKKEQPELAKIVGLYTYLSYQNNKSSAEQREGDYLAQTYFQFTDLSDGTFKRIPFFYEAIKSYATNVSRVGLSAEEVQNYLDKTLDAVGQESPHHQSALLGVAFGLLSAQQKELFVQYAERYQKIHGGKSEVLDNFIQQQIIQVRGAAPIGGLAPDFEVATPEGKMLKLSDLRGKVLLVDFWASWCGPCRRENPNVRKVYEKYKDQGFEILGVSLDNNRDRWLKAIEKDGLDWYHVSDLKGWSSAPAKLYGVRGIPFTLLLDAEGRVLAKNLRGPALEAKLAELFEKK; from the coding sequence ATGTCAAAAAGTTGGATGTTTTTGCTCCTACTGCTTGCGGGTAGTTTGAGCGCACAAAAAAAAATGAGTTTAGAAGTAGAGCTAGCCGCTGATTGTGAGCTAGAAAATTTGCAGCTTTTTCAGTGGACCGGCACGCAGGTGGAGCCTTTTAGTGCGATGGAACTGACGAGCTCGAAATCGGCAAAACGCTATAGTTATAGTGGGAGTTTGGAGGAAGGAAACTATTATTTGGGGACCTCGCTCAACCAGATGCGGCCGCTTTATTTGGGCAATGAAAAAAAGGTAATTTTGACGGGCGTTTGTGAGGACATTAACGCCTATGAAATAAAAAAATCGAAGACGAATCAGGCTTTTGTGGCCATGTTGGATAGTATTCGGGAGCAAAGTGCTAGTTTTTTTGCCCTAGTTTCGGCCTATAAGCAAAATGTAAATGAGCCCAAAGTGCTGGCGGATTTGGATAAAAAGCTGGAGGCTTTGGATTATCGCCGCAAGTCATATTTGCTGGCTTTGAAGAAGGAGCAGCCCGAATTGGCCAAAATTGTGGGCTTGTATACCTATTTGTCTTATCAGAATAACAAAAGTTCGGCGGAGCAAAGAGAGGGCGATTATTTGGCCCAAACTTATTTTCAGTTTACGGACCTTTCTGATGGGACCTTCAAGCGGATTCCCTTCTTTTATGAGGCGATTAAAAGCTATGCGACTAATGTGAGTCGGGTGGGCTTATCGGCGGAAGAAGTGCAAAATTATTTGGACAAAACTTTGGATGCGGTGGGGCAGGAGAGTCCTCATCATCAGTCGGCTTTGTTGGGCGTGGCCTTTGGCTTGTTGTCGGCTCAGCAAAAAGAATTATTTGTGCAATATGCCGAGCGTTATCAGAAAATTCATGGCGGAAAATCGGAAGTATTGGACAATTTTATTCAGCAGCAGATTATTCAGGTTCGTGGAGCCGCTCCTATTGGTGGTTTGGCGCCCGATTTTGAGGTAGCCACGCCAGAGGGCAAAATGCTCAAGCTATCGGATTTGCGTGGAAAAGTGCTGTTGGTTGATTTTTGGGCCAGTTGGTGTGGGCCTTGTCGCCGCGAGAACCCGAATGTGCGCAAAGTTTATGAAAAATATAAAGATCAGGGCTTTGAAATTTTGGGTGTTTCCTTGGATAACAATCGCGATCGTTGGCTCAAAGCCATTGAAAAAGACGGTTTAGACTGGTATCATGTTTCTGATTTGAAGGGCTGGAGCTCTGCACCGGCAAAACTATATGGCGTTCGGGGCATTCCCTTTACCCTTTTATTGGATGCCGAGGGCCGAGTATTGGCCAAAAATTTAAGAGGGCCAGCTTTGGAAGCCAAGTTGGCCGAACTTTTTGAAAAAAAATAG
- a CDS encoding magnesium transporter CorA family protein codes for MIRYYRLEDRKLQELNEMQAPCWVNISPPFNIASIEALAEELELDLDYLTDPLDIDERTRFEFSDEAKLIILNTPVLNDHSTEERTLYITVPMGLIWTPDYFITISSYENSVLQSFLGQKVKDFDPRDPSLFVLQILEQNVYAYLRCLKDINVRRNVVEQEVYESSKNRDLKKLLNLEKSLVYFVTELTTINQLMSKIQRTNFLGIRGDEEKEDLFEDILIDNRQALEMAHIYSNILGGTMEALASMISNNLNEVMKRLTVITIVLMVPTLVASFYGMNVSLPMMQHPNAFWALMGIAVLISIILVLFFRSKKLF; via the coding sequence ATGATTCGTTATTACCGCCTAGAAGACCGCAAATTGCAAGAACTCAACGAAATGCAGGCCCCCTGCTGGGTCAATATTTCGCCTCCTTTCAATATTGCCAGCATAGAAGCCCTGGCCGAAGAGCTAGAGCTCGATCTCGATTATCTGACCGACCCTTTGGATATTGATGAACGGACCCGTTTCGAGTTTAGCGATGAGGCCAAGCTCATTATCTTAAATACGCCGGTGCTCAATGATCATAGCACCGAAGAGCGCACCCTTTATATTACGGTGCCCATGGGCCTTATCTGGACCCCCGACTATTTTATTACTATTTCTTCTTATGAAAACTCGGTCTTGCAGAGCTTTTTGGGCCAAAAGGTCAAGGACTTTGATCCTAGAGACCCTTCTTTATTTGTTTTGCAAATTTTGGAACAAAACGTCTATGCCTATTTGCGCTGCCTCAAAGATATTAACGTCCGTAGAAATGTAGTAGAGCAAGAGGTTTATGAATCTTCTAAGAATCGGGACCTCAAAAAGTTGCTCAATCTAGAAAAGTCTTTGGTTTATTTTGTCACCGAGCTCACCACCATCAATCAGTTGATGAGTAAGATCCAGCGGACCAATTTTTTAGGCATTCGGGGCGATGAGGAAAAAGAAGACCTCTTTGAGGATATCCTCATTGATAACCGCCAAGCCTTGGAGATGGCCCATATTTACTCCAATATTTTGGGGGGCACCATGGAAGCCCTGGCCTCTATGATTTCTAATAATTTGAATGAAGTCATGAAGCGGCTCACCGTCATTACTATTGTGTTGATGGTGCCCACCTTAGTGGCTAGTTTTTATGGCATGAACGTCAGTTTGCCCATGATGCAACACCCCAATGCCTTTTGGGCCTTAATGGGTATTGCCGTGCTTATTTCTATTATTTTGGTCCTCTTCTTTAGGAGCAAAAAACTGTTTTAG